The Yamadazyma tenuis chromosome 2, complete sequence sequence TGTTGCTGCGACTGCAAAAACGGGTATAATCGACTGTACAACTTTTCATTACGGTAgtgttgtacaactttCGTTGACTTCCACAAGTTGGGCAAGCTGAGCACATTTCCGTTTTTGTTCCGGCCACTAAGCACTTTTTGCACGTAAGTTACAAGTGGTTTTCTGACTATTATCTGAAGATCTAAATTCTCCGGCACCAACACCTCAATGAGCTTATTGTCCGACTTCGACCCCGTTGGTGTCAACTCTAGGTAccccaagttcttgaccaCAAGATCGATTTTTCCTACAAACGGCGGAATGAGAAGTTTTCTGAGTTTTGTGGTGGGAGGGATAAGAAACTTGTTTGTGAGCGAAGGGTCGAGTTTCTGCTCCAAAGCCCCGATTCTATCGGTGTCACGGAGAACCACCGGCAGCACGTTGATAAGGTTTTTGTACTGCAAGATCATTCCATTGTCGGGAAGTTTGACATAGAAAAAGCCTCCCACCGCTAGCACCTGACCCCCTTTTATGGTGTCGTACTGGGACAGATATAACCCTTTACGATAGAGCGGTGGTGCTTTGAACACATTTTTTAGTCGAGCAAAATTAGGGAAATTCATGTGGTTCAATCCAGGAAGGTCTATAAGCTCGTAGTTTGAGATTGAGAATTGCAACTCACCTCGGGTAAATCCGGGCAAATTACTGATTCCAGGACCATTGCGGGCAGCCCACACGTCATACTTCATCCGGGTATCGCCCCGGTCTCTCAAAAGAAGCTTAGAAATGAGAGACGACTTTCCACTGTTGATGTCTCCCACAATAAAGtacttttgtggatttgaCTGCAAAACGCTGTTAAGGGTCTGCAAGCCCCAATCGCGACGAGAACTGACTAGGAACACGTTGGTGGGCGGAATTTCGAATTTGGCGGTCATGTATTCCTTGTAGAATGGGAACTTGGCCATGGTCTCTTTTTGGGGGAAAATCAAGTCACATTTGGTGATCACCACAATTGGTTTATACTGGTTGACCAACTGCTTGTTGATTCCAAGGGGGAAGTCGATGGCGCTGATGGCATAAACCATTTGACCATTTATATGCTCAACCTTGTCGATTATCGACGTTGTAGAAAGATTCTGCGTTTCTTCAACGCTGTTGAACTGATGCTTGTGCTTGATTTGGCGGCACCGAAGACAATCCTTATACAGAGAGTCGGAGGTGTGTTTGTGTCTTGGATGCTGACTTTCTGCCGCCGTCGGATGGAGATTAAGGAGAGCCATATCCTCGGGATCGAGGTGTTTTGTGTATTTGTTGTAGATGGTGTCTTCTTGTCTCTGGAACGGTTTGTGAGACACTAAGGGTATATACCCCGGGGCAGCGGCACTTGTCAGCTGCAACTGAATCCCACACGAGCTACACTTGGACACGAGGTTTGAAAGCACCGAAGCACTTCGGCGGAACACATGCGGTGTTCGGATATATAGCAAACGGGTTAACATGGAGTTGCGATGAGCAAAGAGTCGCAGTTGAGAAGTCGCAGTTGAGAAGTCGCAGCAGTGAAGTCGCGGAGCGAATGTCGTAATTTGGGAAGACCTGATCGTCTGGTTAGGGCCAGTTTAGGGCCAGTCTCGGGCCGCCACCGCGCGGCCGAGGGACGCCGGGCCCCGTTGATGTAGAATCCACAAATGCATTTCCCCTATTGTTTGAAGCACCTGTACATACTCGCCAGCGTCTCCGTGTGAGTGGCGAACGTCAAATGCACCTTTCCTGTCCTAATCCGGAAAAGTCCGCGTAACCGCCAGATGTAATTAGTTGAAAAATCTGAGATGGGGCAGCAACACTCTGATACATGTTTTGCCCGAACTTAGTTTTAAACAATAGCACGGGGCACGCAAGGTAATGTGTTCATGGGTATCCCGCAGAATAAGGTTTTAATTTGGTTAACAGTCTTGTACAACGCGCAACATTCTATTTATGTCAGCCGAATTATACCAGGGAACAAAACAAACGCCGCCGCTTTGTGGGTGGGATCGCATGGAATCTTCTCAACGCTTGCAACCGGTACAGATTCAATTAGGACAATTTTAAATCCACTAAAAAATAACACCGCATACAGAAGGTGCGTTCCGTTGCAGTTAAGCCCCTTTACCTCCTTATTGTTGGAGTCACCAATACCATGGAACTATTGCcctgaaaatttttttgggTCAGTCCTATCATATTAGTACGGGGGGTGTAACCAGTATTGACGAAAAGTGTACTGCTAGTATTTGTCGGGATTAAAGAAAAAAGGTGGCTATTATTGGATGGTCGGTATGGCCGCGCTGCGATTCCCATTGGCGGTAGCGAATGGAATTAAATTTCATTCTCGGTTACATC is a genomic window containing:
- the GEP3 gene encoding Mitochondrial ribosome small subunit biogenesis protein (EggNog:ENOG503NYPA; COG:C), which codes for MLTRLLYIRTPHVFRRSASVLSNLVSKCSSCGIQLQSTSAAAPGYIPLVSHKPFQRQEDTIYNKYTKHLDPEDMALLNLHPTAAESQHPRHKHTSDSSYKDCLRCRQIKHKHQFNSVEETQNLSTTSIIDKVEHINGQMVYAISAIDFPLGINKQLVNQYKPIVVITKCDLIFPQKETMAKFPFYKEYMTAKFEIPPTNVFLVSSRRDWGLQTLNSVLQSNPQKYFIVGDINSGKSSLISKLLLRDRGDTRMKYDVWAARNGPGISNLPGFTRGELQFSISNYELIDLPGLNHMNFPNFARLKNVFKAPPLYRKGLYSSQYDTIKGGQVLAVGGFFYVKLPDNGMILQYKNLINVSPVVLRDTDRIGALEQKLDPSLTNKFLIPPTTKLRKLLIPPFVGKIDLVVKNLGYLELTPTGSKSDNKLIEVLVPENLDLQIIVRKPLVTYVQKVLSGRNKNGNVLSLPNLWKSTKVVQHYRNEKLYSRLYPFLQSQQQSIEALSGMQYAEDTEITRENYDAYWLE